The Naumovozyma dairenensis CBS 421 chromosome 8, complete genome genomic sequence caGGGTCCCTGTAATATTTATTCgatattatatattaggCAATggactatatatatatgattcAACATGAATACTTGATCTGATCTGATCTGATCAAGACATTCAGTACTTCCTCTTGACATTTCACCaaggatatatatatctgaTAATCACATACCATCGGACCACAATGGCTTTCCACCATGTGTCAAATACAACAATGGGTATAATATTGTTGTCCATCGTCATAATATTATGGGTTACATCTTCTTTGATAACTTCCACTATCTTGGAAACATATCACTATAATAAACCATTCTTAATCACATATTTAAATATCTCATCATTCTCCTTCTACCTGGTACCGAGCTTACTCAAAAGATTCAGATCCAAACCCGCCTCAACATTTCCTTCGGATTGTGAAAATAAACTAGAATATGAATCAGAAacttcatctttattaaacTCTCATGATAAGAGAGATACTGCAATGCCCttacaaaaaattattaagttAAGTGGAACTTTCTGTCTATTATGGTTCATGGCAAATTTTACCacaaattcatctttatcatttacTTCAATCTCTTCTCAAACCATATTATCATCTACATCTTCATTCTTCACTTTATTAATCTCCTCATTCCTTCATatggaaaaaattaataatttgaaaatatttggtatattaatatcattctgcggtataatattattaacaaaCTCAGATAatagcaataataataataataacaatacagCAATTAGTCAAAATTCCATCctagaaataatatttggaGATTCATTAGCTCTACTGGGTGCCTTATTCTACGGAATTTATAGTACTTTactaaaatattcattacaaaaaaatgaaacaagACAACaaagacaacaacaatcgAAACAAATAACGGAAAAGACAAATTCttttgatattaaattattcttTGGATTCGTTGGTTTAATAACATTAACATGCTTATGGccaatattaataatattaaattatttccAAATTGAAACTTTACAATTACCAAATTCTAACCAATTGAtcttattaataatattgaattgttccattaatttcattagtGATTTTTGTTGGGCAAAGTCAATAATTTTAACAAATCCATTAATAGTTACCATGGGATTAAGTTTTACAATCCCATTAGCTATGTTTGTCGATTTCATGTTcattaattcatcaaatagtaattcaaattattcttcaatgaataTAAACTATATCATCGGTGCAATTTTGGTAATGGTATCATtcttattaattaattccTCCTCCTGCTCCACCTCCTcggaagaagaagaacaacaacaacaattaaatgACACTAACCAAACCATCCAGCAACATGAttatgaaaagaaaaatcattatttttacaatagcatttaaagaaaagtgGAAGAAAAAGACATGTACCAAAGCATTTCGTTCATTATAGAatcaacaaaatataattccattttcatttcatacgtatacatatatatatatatatatatatatgcatcCTTTTTAATACacatattcatattcattataCTTTTCGATATTATAACTGATATAAActgattattattatagaatattattattgttgttatagaatattattattatcgaatattatttgaaacaGTAGTCTATAGTNNNNNNNNNNNNNNNNNNNNATTATAGACCGAGCATAATCTAGCTCCGTTTCATTtcatacatatatacagGCATCCTTTTTAATACTCATCTTCCTACCTTTCGATACTATAACCGGTataaacaaattattattagtaatattattattagtaatattattattagtagtagtagtagtagtagtagtagtagtagtagtagtagtaatatcattatagaatattattattgttgttatagaatattattattatcgaatattatttgaaattgtaGTCTATATTAAAACAAATCAAACCAAAACAAGACAATATATAGACACACAGACATAGGCAGGAAAGATATTTAAGCGTTCACCATTTGGATAGGggtttttcttcttttagACTTTTTAACTAGAGATGCTTCGATCAATCTGAAATTTTGATCAAGAGTTTTATcctctttcaatttatctAAGTACTCATCTTTAAGTTCCTCGCTGGTTGTTGGCATGTCACGCATACCCTTATAATCTCTCCCCCTGAATCTAAACCGTAAAATGGCAGTACCACGATAGTCACCGAATCTCTTACATAATTTACGATAAAATAATCCGCACTTGTTACAGAGCTTGTTGTTTTTGCCGTAGGGGCCCCTACGCCACTCTGGTGTTTCCTCATCTCGACATTGACCACATTTAGCACTTGGATTTGATTTAGGAGTCTTAGTGGGAGACTTTACTTTAGTAGTGGCAGTGGTAGTGGCGGCACTGGCATCAGTGGGATTCGGAGTTCCAGAGTCATTTTTCTTGGCGTTTTGTTTCTTGGCGCGTTTCTTGACGGGTTCCTTATATGCATCATCAGaaacaacatcaacaacaatgTCATCTTCAAAATGAACTTTACGCTTTTTAGAAACCTTACCTTCTTTGTCACCTTCttgtaattgtaattgttcttgttgtacATGTTGAGAACTTGACCCTTCGATGGGTATTAAAATCTTGTCACTAACAGGAGGAGGGTAAGGAGATGGAGAAATAGAATAAAACTCTTTATTGCCCTCTGGTGGACAGATCTTGTTTTCCTTGTTTCTTGGCTTTACAAAGTTGTTACCACAAATAGTAGCTAGGGTAAACAGCTTTGAATCACCCTTGAAAATTTCCATATTCTTCAACCCTTTGAGCGTAGTTGAAGTACATGCAACAGAAGCAGTAGAGGCAGTAGAATCAGAACGCCCTTCAATGGATAATTCTGGAGGCGTAGCTAGCTTAACATTGCTGACGCTTGTTGAAGTGGTAGAGGTATCATTTTCGTTTGTCGCACGAACAGAACTCTCTTCAAAGGAGATGACTGTTGGTGTGACTGactcaacaacaataacgCTTGTTGAAACGGTGGTGGTTGCAATTTCGTTCTCCATGGAAGGAGAACTCCCTCCAGTGGATGAATCCGGAGGTGTAATTAGCTCAGCATCATTAGCGTTGTTTGCTAAACTGGTGTTTGTGCTGGTGTTTTGGCTAGTAGCTTCAGTTTCGGCTTCTTCCCTAGCCTTTTtgtcttcttcatcttccacAAATTTTGCAGCTTCCAAGATCAAGCGAATTTGTTTATCTGTGTCATACATAGCTATGATGTAATGGAAAAGAAGTTCTAGCgaaaatttatatttcaaattttgttattattattattaatattattattattcttatttttattataataatagaattaCCAATTCTAGATAGCGAAAAAACAGTCTTGTcttgattcaattgaaccacatattttaaaaagaTTAAGAGTAAGGAATTGAAAGGAAAATGGAAAGAATAAGCCAAGTTTATATATCGAATGAAATGGTATGAACGATGCCAAAAAATGGGGAAAAGATTAACCTTGAATGTACTCTCGACATTACATAGCAACCAtagaattatttatttcgAAAGACTAGTAGTATACTCCTCGATTTCCATTGGGTTCAAAGTCATCGGGTATTACTGATACCTCAAAACCTCGTAGGAAGCACAAAGTAATCTTTTTATGGCAAACCGAAAAAAATGCAAAGAATAAAATCAGAATCCTGTAAACTGTCAATGGAACCAAAATGATGTCATTTAAAAATTGGCGGAGTATAATTTCCGGtttatttaattattttatctGTATGTTAAGACTATGATTCAAATTGATTTACGTCCAAAACGCAACTCAATGCATTTTAGAAGCCGTATGGCGCTGAAAAAACTCCGACACAAAATAAGCTCCGACGAGGTATAAGCAAACAGTATACACCGCCCAGACCTTCCAATCAGCCACATATCAATACCCTAATTCCATTATGCAGTGATTACATATAACGTTTACGTATTTATGTGTCGACCACGTTTATTTGAACAATGGAATACAATagaataaaatagaaaCGTCAATCATGCATTGCGTCTTGCTTTAAAACCTACGTGTGTTTAGAACAATGGACcccaaataataatggcCCGGGTCCAGAACATTCTTTTTATCGTACCATAATTAACTCCTTGAACAAGACATAACacaaattaaataaaaaagtgCCGTCGAGGTTATTTCTCCAATATTTGTCTGTAATTGATTATTCTTCTTGGTTGGGTGTTTCTTATCTTCATCGGtcatatataaacaaaGTAACCATCTTGATGAGGGTAATCTCCGTT encodes the following:
- the NDAI0H01730 gene encoding uncharacterized protein (similar to Saccharomyces cerevisiae THI74 (YDR438W) and YML018C; ancestral locus Anc_5.551); its protein translation is MAFHHVSNTTMGIILLSIVIILWVTSSLITSTILETYHYNKPFLITYLNISSFSFYLVPSLLKRFRSKPASTFPSDCENKLEYESETSSLLNSHDKRDTAMPLQKIIKLSGTFCLLWFMANFTTNSSLSFTSISSQTILSSTSSFFTLLISSFLHMEKINNLKIFGILISFCGIILLTNSDNSNNNNNNNTAISQNSILEIIFGDSLALLGALFYGIYSTLLKYSLQKNETRQQRQQQSKQITEKTNSFDIKLFFGFVGLITLTCLWPILIILNYFQIETLQLPNSNQLILLIILNCSINFISDFCWAKSIILTNPLIVTMGLSFTIPLAMFVDFMFINSSNSNSNYSSMNINYIIGAILVMVSFLLINSSSCSTSSEEEEQQQQLNDTNQTIQQHDYEKKNHYFYNSI
- the NDAI0H01740 gene encoding GATA-type transcription factor, with translation MYDTDKQIRLILEAAKFVEDEEDKKAREEAETEATSQNTSTNTSLANNANDAELITPPDSSTGGSSPSMENEIATTTVSTSVIVVESVTPTVISFEESSVRATNENDTSTTSTSVSNVKLATPPELSIEGRSDSTASTASVACTSTTLKGLKNMEIFKGDSKLFTLATICGNNFVKPRNKENKICPPEGNKEFYSISPSPYPPPVSDKILIPIEGSSSQHVQQEQLQLQEGDKEGKVSKKRKVHFEDDIVVDVVSDDAYKEPVKKRAKKQNAKKNDSGTPNPTDASAATTTATTKVKSPTKTPKSNPSAKCGQCRDEETPEWRRGPYGKNNKLCNKCGLFYRKLCKRFGDYRGTAILRFRFRGRDYKGMRDMPTTSEELKDEYLDKLKEDKTLDQNFRLIEASLVKKSKRRKTPIQMVNA